A genomic stretch from Aedes albopictus strain Foshan chromosome 2, AalbF5, whole genome shotgun sequence includes:
- the LOC109402578 gene encoding pre-mRNA-processing factor 40 homolog A, producing MSVPPVAGMQHFPPAMVPFSVPPPGFGAPDGAAAVAAALPAMIPLVAAGGMISEWTEHKAPDGRVYYYNSVTKQSLWEKPDELKSPAEKLLSQCPWKEHRSDQGKVYYHNINTKESQWVAPPEYLELKEKVDAEKAAADAAKAAALKTVAAVSGGIPMMIPPVVMPAVMSPALAASESVTSLASLTGVTPGSAENSSSALDQAMAATLAAIEVPEDPEPKKEEAEEEKPPVEEEPVIEFKDKKEAIEAFKEFLKEKNIPSSANWEQCVKIVQKDPKFNVFKKLQEKKQAFNAYKTQKQKDEKEEQRLKVKKSKEELEKFLMSSDKMNSTLKYYRCDELFANLDVWKTVPEQDRRDIYEDCIFNLSKREKEEARVLKKRNMRVLGELLEAMTSVTYQTTWSEAQVMLLENSSFKNDVNLLGMDKEDALIVFEEHIRTLEREEDEEKEREKKRLKRQQRKNRDQFLALLDTLHEEGKLTSMSLWVELYPIISADLRFSAMLGQIGSTPLDLFKFYVENLKARFHDEKKIIKEILKEKEFFVQSITTFEDFATVVCEDKRSATLDAGNVKLTYNSLLEKAEAAEKERLKEETRRIRKMENELKGIWIEAGLSAVDSWETAQKLVLDLEVYDAYEKEDKVERLWEEFIKEAEDSCSHHHSRSKKSKKNRKHKKKSRSSSKSESDASEPEYEKPSKKKRKSRSRSRTKTSESESDQQSERERKRKKKKKHRKHSPSPSYDEGALVEAKNGRGTPSRSPSPEVERKKKKKDKKKKEKRRSRSVSSNRHRTPENGGGGGGGRNGGASASPKISDDAALSESELESQRAALLAQLNEQMIDE from the exons ATGTCGGTTCCGCCGGTTGCCGGAATGCAGCACTTTCCGCCGGCGATGGTACCGTTCAGTGTTCCACCGCCCGGGTTCGGTGCCCCTGATGGGGCTGCAGCGGTGGCGGCGGCTCTACCCGCGATGATTCCGCTGGTTGCCGCCGGAGGGATGATCAGTGAGTGGACCGAGCACAAGGCTCCGGACGGTCGAGTGTACTACTACAACAGTGTGACCAAGCAGAGTTTGTGGGAAAAACCGGACGAACTGAAATCTCCGGCGGAAAAGCTGTTGTCCCAGTGCCCCTGGAAGGAACATCGATCGGATCAGGGTAAGGtctactaccacaatatcaacaCGAAGGAATCGCAATGGGTGGCGCCGCCGGAGTACTTGGAGCTGAAGGAGAAAGTGGATGCGGAAAAGGCGGCCGCCGATGCGGCGAAGGCAGCTGCTTTGAAGACGGTGGCGGCGGTATCAGGAGGAATACCGATGATGATTCCACCGGTGGTAATGCCGGCAGTGATGTCTCCAGCGCTGGCGGCCAGCGAATCGGTTACTTCACTGGCATCGCTTACGGGAGTTACTCCCGGATCGGCGGAGAATTCCTCATCGGCGCTGGACCAGGCAATGGCGGCGACGTTAGCCGCGATAGAAGTTCCAGAAGATCCCGAGCCAAAGAAGGAGGAAGCGGAGGAGGAGAAGCCACCGGTTGAAGAGGAACCAGTTATTGAGTTTAAAGACAAGAAGGAGGCCATTGAGGCgttcaaggagttcctcaaagagAAGAACATCCCCTCCAGTGCGAACTGGGAACAATGCGTGAAGATTGTTCAGAAAGATCCCAAGTTCAACGTGTTCAAGAAGCTGCAGGAGAAAAAGCAAGCATTTAACGCCTATAAAACGCAGAAGCAAAAGGACGAAAAGGAGGAACAGCGTCTGAAGGTGAAAAAGTCCAAGGAGGAATTGGAAAAGTTCCTCATGTCCTCGGACAAAATGAACTCTACTCTGAAATACTACCGCTGCGATGAGCTGTTTGCCAATCTGGACGTGTGGAAAACAGTTCCGGAGCAGGATCGCCGGGACATCTACGAGGATTGCATATTCAACCTGTCGAAACGAGAGAAGGAAGAAGCAAGAGTTCTCAAGAAGCGAAATATGCGTGTTTTGGGCGAGCTCCTGGAAGCGATGACTTCGGTCACCTATCAAACAACTTGGTCCGAAGCGCAGGTGATGCTCCTGGAGAATTCGTCTTTTAAAAATGACGTCAACTTGCTCGGCATGGACAAGGAAGACGCCCTCATAGTATTCGAAGAACACATTCGCACCTTAGAGCGCGAAGAAGACGAAGAGAAGGAACGGGAGAAAAAGCGTCTCAAGCGACAGCAGCGCAAGAACCGGGATCAATTCCTCGCCCTCCTAGACACCTTGCATGAGGAAGGTAAATTGACTTCCATGTCCCTTTGGGTGGAACTCTATCCGATCATCTCCGCGGATTTGCGATTTTCCGCCATGCTCGGCCAGATCGGTTCCACCCCGCTCGATTTGTTCAAATTCTACGTGGAGAATCTGAAAGCTCGCTTCCACGACGAAAAGAAGATCATCAAGGAGATCCTCAAGGAAAAGGAGTTCTTCGTGCAATCCATTACGACGTTCGAAGATTTTGCCACCGTCGTGTGCGAGGACAAGCGCTCGGCCACCCTGGATGCCGGCAACGTCAAGCTCACGTACAACTCCCTGCTGGAAAAGGCCGAAGCGGCCGAGAAGGAACGCCTCAAAGAGGAAACCCGTCGCATCCGGAAGATGGAGAACGAACTCAAAGGCATTTGGATCGAGGCTGGTCTCTCCGCGGTGGACAGTTGGGAAACGGCTCAGAAGTTGGTGCTCGATCTGGAGGTGTACGATGCCTATGAGAAGGAAGACAAGGTGGAACGACTGtgggaggaattcatcaaggaggcGGAAGACTCCTGCAGCCATCACCATTCGCGGTCGAAGAAGTCCAAGAAAAACCGGAAGCACAAGAAGAAGTCCCGATCGTCTTCAAAATCG GAATCGGACGCTTCGGAGCCGGAATATGAGAAACCCTCGAAGAAAAAGCGCAAGTCCAGATCCCGATCACGCACCAAGACGTCGGAATCGGAAAGCGACCAACAAAGTGAGCGCGAGCGGAAgcgcaagaagaagaaaaagcaccGCAAGCATTCGCCTTCGCCGTCCTACGACGAGGGTGCCCTTGTGGAAGCCAAGAACGGTCGCGGAACTCCTTCACGTTCTCCTTCGCCGGAGGTCGAACGGAAGAAG AAAAAGAAAGACAAAAAGAAGAAGGAAAAACGCCGGTCCCGCTCGGTAAGCAGTAACCGCCATCGGACGCCGGAGaatggtggtggcggcggcggcggccgtaACGGTGGTGCATCCGCTTCGCCCAAGATTTCCGACGACGCAGCCCTGTCCGAATCGGAGCTGGAATCGCAACGGGCAGCCCTTTTGGCCCAGCTGAACGAACAGATGATAGACGAGTGA
- the LOC109402575 gene encoding uncharacterized protein LOC109402575 has protein sequence MDAYCRTCYRTNADRKFDVGTVSQVTDVRVGYMLSYCLQIEVSPYDMLPQTICEACLCTLNSMYRFRKHCDYSDAELKKMLKYAPPEHFAVANIEPDPNLKDPLLTEQNNQADSSDTESQVSLPAAEVDEALPEEPNEEQDILPPEEATIDKPDEHELGEEKLVVVERYLSRVFECEQCDYKASFKANLFRHHESKKHTGMRISGLNDMAPQKTIRKLHCCGECGFQTFVTANFTQHQQIWKHTTSSSRDVEVDKVLEKFPTCPHCGVQRANLERHIAKWCRGKRVKKQKKPPPPPKRRRKPALKNITSIGVDQSVDIKPVIEQPLPTVTAQDTQLSEELLKELAEKPVVVEKYLSKVFECEQCDYRSSFKGNVMRHHQHRQHTGFRVTIPSDKAPRKAIKKLQCCAECSFQTFVRINLTRHQRMWKHTAFTTKDVEVNRILEKFPTCPHCGVQRANLELHMAKWCRVLRGRKRKYPRRAPKPVKESSQSFESDDDDQQQEQIELKFEVDNSEEIIN, from the exons ATGGACGCGTATTGCCGCACTTGCTATCGTACCAATGCGGACCGGAAGTTTGATGTCGGTACCGTGTCACAGGTAACCGACGTGCGCGTAGGATATATGCTGAGCTACTGCCTGCAGATAGAG GTATCCCCTTACGACATGCTGCCACAGACCATATGCGAGGCTTGTCTGTGTACCCTAAACTCTATGTATCGATTTCGCAAACATTGCGACTACTCGGACGCCGAATTGAAGAAGATGCTCAAATATGCCCCACCGGAACATTTCGCAGTTGCAAACATAGAGCCTGATCCAAATCTTAAGGATCCCTTGCTAACTGAACAAAATAACCAAGCCGATAGCTCTGATACAGAATCACAGGTTTCCCTACCTGCAGCCGAAGTGGATGAAGCCTTACCGGAGGAACCCAACGAGGAGCAGGATATTCTTCCACCGGAAGAGGCTACCATAGATAAACCGGATGAACACGAGCTTGGCGAGGAGAAACTTGTTGTGGTTGAAAGGTACCTTTCGAGGGTATTCGAATGTGAGCAGTGCGACTACAAGGCCTCGTTCAAAGCCAACCTTTTTCGACATCATGAAAGTAAGAAACACACTGGCATGCGGATCTCCGGTCTTAACGATATGGCCCCTCAAAAGACCATCAGAAAGCTTCACTGCTGCGGGGAATGTGGTTTCCAGACGTTTGTGACCGCTAACTTTACGCAACATCAGCAGATCTGGAAGCACACGACCAGCAGTTCGAGGGATGTTGAAGTGGACAAGGTTTTGGAGAAGTTCCCCACTTGTCCGCATTGTGGCGTACAGCGGGCTAATCTCGAGAGACACATAGCAAAGTGGTGCCGAGGCAAGCGCGTAAAGAAACAAAAGAAACCTCCTCCACCTCCCAAGCGCCGTAGGAAACCTGCACTCAAGAACATCACGTCGATCGGTGTAGATCAGAGTGTCGACATTAAACCTGTAATCGAACAACCTTTGCCAACGGTCACTGCACAAGATACCCAATTATCGGAGGAACTGCTGAAAGAGCTTGCCGAAAAACCCGTTGTGGTAGAAAAGTACCTCTCCAAGGTATTTGAATGCGAGCAGTGCGACTACAGATCTTCTTTCAAGGGTAACGTAATGCGACATCATCAGCACAGGCAACACACTGGCTTCAGGGTTACCATTCCCAGTGATAAGGCGCCTCGTAAGGCCATCAAGAAGCTGCAGTGCTGCGCGGAGTGCAGCTTCCAAACGTTTGTGCGCATCAATTTGACTCGACACCAGCGGATGTGGAAACATACAGCCTTCACCACGAAGGACGTCGAAGTGAACcggatcctggagaagttccccaCCTGTCCCCATTGCGGCGTGCAGCGGGCCAATCTTGAGCTGCACATGGCCAAATGGTGTCGAGTGCTGCGTGGACGGAAACGAAAGTACCCTCGTCGTGCTCCCAAGCCCGTCAAAGAATCGTCGCAATCGTTTGAGTCGGATGATGATGATCAGCAGCAGGAGCAAATCGAACTGAAGTTTGAAGTCGACAATAGCGAAGAAATTATCAACTAA
- the LOC109402583 gene encoding uncharacterized protein LOC109402583: MLCEHPKMTDLARMFCLQTRKFYFHVNSGRSALQKKLVIKLVENIVLQQLVGIKTKLEVWTVPIGNRKMDIGSTRMEDFCRICSRSGEFLKFELSAVSQISSVRIDDMIVYCTQQEVSIGDSLPQQICDLCFTSLTSAFLFRKLTYQSESEFRQMIESSLTSHYHNPEDPLENSIDPQVLAPEESILPDVAIKEEVLQLEAPFVEATLPAFLVDSLLPVEHSNKRVVKSRKGRHKSSTASIYTCKDCGYMSQAWFNFKRHQRTKNHTEFSKTISKRPLHVVKQILQYIEPPAPNPSTRRRRKPRTLYTCEDCGYKNYIKFNFVRHQNTMNHTRTSTLREHMVGITEPQEAYSIGEVLGSTVAQRGPARRRRKLKVKTSDEPNSATRSPADQTIDSSLVKTTEVKTEPIDLEPMDVAIATENDETVS; encoded by the exons ATGTTATGCGAGCATCCGAAAATGACAGATCTCGCACGAATGTTTTGTTTGCAAACGCGTAAGTTTTATTTTCACGTGAACAGTGGTAGAAGTGCTTTGCAAAAAAAATTAGTGATTAAATTAGTGGAAAATATTGTACTTCAACAACTTGTAGGCATCAAGACGAAGCTAGAAGTGTGGACCGTACCCATAGGTAACAGAAAAATGGACATCGGATCTACCAGGATGGAAGATTTCTGTCGAATTTGCTCACGGTCGGGAGAGTTCCTAAAGTTCGAACTCTCGGCTGTCTCCCAGATCAGTAGCGTCCGCATAGACGATATGATCGTTTATTGTACCCAACAGGAG GTATCAATCGGAGATAGTCTTCCGCAGCAGATATGTGATTTGTGTTTCACATCCCTCACTTCGGCATTTCTTTTCCGTAAATTGACTTACCAATCGGAGAGCGAGTTTCGTCAAATGATCGAAAGTAGCTTAACTAGCCACTATCACAACCCGGAAGACCCACTGGAAAACAGTATCGATCCTCAAGTTTTAGCTCCGGAAGAATCCATCCTTCCGGACGTCGCTATTAAGGAAGAAGTACTGCAATTAGAAGCCCCGTTCGTGGAAGCTACCCTGCCGGCCTTTCTGGTGGATTCTTTATTACCAGTAGAACATTCAAATAAAAGAGTCGTCAAATCGCGAAAAGGGCGCCACAAATCTTCTACAGCTTCTATATATACCTGTAAAGATTGCGGGTACATGTCACAGGCGTGGTTCAACTTTAAACGACATCAACGAACTAAAAATCACACCGAGTTTAGTAAAACAATTTCCAAGCGACCGTTGCATGTAGTGAAACAAATACTACAGTACATTGAACCGCCCGCACCGAATCCGTCGACTCGACGTAGAAGAAAACCCAGAACCCTGTATACGTGCGAGGACTGTGGCTATAAGAATTATATAAAATTCAACTTCGTACGCCATCAGAACACTATGAACCACACCAGAACCAGCACATTGAGGGAGCACATGGTGGGCATAACAGAACCCCAGGAGGCCTACAGTATCGGAGAAGTACTGGGGAGCACGGTGGCCCAAAGAGGACCGGCGAGAAGACGACGAAAATTGAAAGTTAAGACTAGTGATGAACCGAATAGTGCTACTCGGTCTCCGGCCGACCAAACAATCGATTCATCACTGGTTAAGACTACAGAAGTGAAAACAGAACCTATCGATCTGGAACCGATGGATGTAGCAATTGCGACGGAAAATGACGAGACTGTGTCTTAA